The Candidatus Gracilibacteria bacterium genome includes a window with the following:
- a CDS encoding NUDIX hydrolase has protein sequence MQSQFPKHPRIPNQAECVFSGVRSDVYQWNQEMYDGSYQVFEMLRFLDGSFSVAITPEGNILITDQEQPAKIAPFLGLPGGSFDVPDEDPLLCAQRELLEETGYVSDEWLPWHTFNGTGNIATYTYFYIARNVRKIQEVQPDPGEKIRVFSVTFDEFIELSSNPRFHHHWPIIPILYEARLDPTKKEELRKIFFDK, from the coding sequence ATGCAATCACAATTTCCAAAACACCCTCGAATTCCAAATCAGGCAGAATGTGTTTTTTCTGGAGTTCGTTCCGATGTGTATCAGTGGAATCAAGAAATGTATGATGGATCATATCAGGTTTTTGAGATGCTTCGTTTCCTGGATGGATCTTTCTCTGTTGCTATCACTCCTGAAGGAAATATCCTCATCACTGACCAAGAACAGCCCGCAAAAATTGCACCATTTCTCGGGCTTCCGGGTGGTTCATTCGATGTTCCAGATGAAGATCCACTTCTCTGTGCCCAGCGTGAACTACTCGAAGAGACAGGATATGTGAGTGATGAATGGCTTCCGTGGCATACCTTCAACGGAACAGGAAATATTGCGACATATACATATTTCTATATAGCACGAAATGTACGAAAAATCCAAGAGGTACAACCAGATCCTGGAGAAAAAATTCGAGTTTTTTCCGTCACTTTTGATGAATTCATAGAACTCTCGAGTAATCCACGATTCCATCATCATTGGCCAATTATCCCGATTCTGTATGAAGCCCGTCTTGATCCTACAAAAAAAGAAGAACTCAGAAAGATCTTCTTTGATAAGTAA
- a CDS encoding RNHCP domain-containing protein has protein sequence MFYVDFFLIFSNLMINNTKNMAFIMRNETFLCEHCGKEVSLHPTGSARNHCPYCLYSKHVDEDFPGDRAATCFGLMEPIGTDWRKNKGDMIRHRCIKCGKEMLNIVAPDDHFIEFVRQCRKIRE, from the coding sequence ATGTTTTATGTTGACTTTTTTCTGATTTTCTCCAATCTCATGATAAATAACACCAAAAATATGGCATTCATCATGCGAAATGAGACATTTCTCTGTGAACATTGTGGAAAAGAAGTATCACTTCATCCGACTGGTTCAGCACGGAATCATTGTCCCTATTGTCTCTATTCCAAGCATGTTGATGAGGATTTTCCAGGCGATCGTGCCGCTACATGTTTTGGGCTGATGGAGCCGATTGGTACGGATTGGCGAAAAAATAAAGGAGATATGATTCGTCATCGCTGTATAAAATGCGGGAAAGAAATGCTCAATATAGTCGCACCAGATGATCACTTCATCGAATTCGTACGGCAGTGTAGAAAGATCCGAGAGTAA
- a CDS encoding RecX family transcriptional regulator — MNLELRVANYMSRYAPSGLRIREYLSKKKCQNIEKFLTDIGYDEELMIALWMRTFLSLGKGRKEMEMKLLKKGFARELIRAKIEENMTEIEDWEYQKSSIFRQIDTLLNRGKSCRIVSMTLIQKYPYFRDEINNIISEMSDMDSLKKEVQKYKNRYTMTDPKHREKIIAAFLRKGFSYSDIKRELS; from the coding sequence ATGAATCTCGAACTTCGGGTTGCCAACTATATGAGTCGATATGCTCCATCGGGGCTACGGATTCGTGAATATCTCTCGAAAAAGAAATGTCAGAATATAGAAAAATTTCTCACAGATATTGGATATGATGAAGAACTGATGATTGCTCTGTGGATGCGGACATTTCTATCACTCGGAAAAGGGAGAAAAGAAATGGAAATGAAACTTCTCAAAAAATGATTTGCTCGAGAACTGATTCGTGCGAAAATCGAAGAAAATATGACTGAGATTGAAGATTGGGAATACCAAAAATCATCTATCTTTCGTCAGATTGACACTCTTCTGAACCGTGGAAAATCCTGTCGGATAGTCTCGATGACGCTCATCCAAAAATATCCTTACTTTCGTGATGAAATCAACAATATCATCTCTGAAATGAGTGATATGGATTCTCTGAAAAAAGAAGTGCAAAAGTATAAAAATCGATATACTATGACTGATCCAAAGCATCGTGAGAAAATCATTGCTGCATTTTTGCGGAAAGGGTTTTCGTATAGTGATATAAAAAGGGAATTATCATAA
- a CDS encoding class A beta-lactamase-related serine hydrolase has translation MDTYTDVTSVRQSGYEFINPLVECETDTIDNNQKYLPFEKELTRKIEEIENAHPDTHLSLYFRNLKNGPWFGINENTTFSPASLMKLPILLMYLKWKEEDPNILQRGIIVNDANTISQEYPPEEEIQVGSGYLISDLLYHLIVYSDNTASNNLIKYVPERIQDMVFNDLGIPLPRDIDYALSVKEYASFFRILYNASYLTRENSEMALKLLSESKFRGGLAGKIPSDIVIAHKFGEREMIDENGSSINQLHDCGIVYYTPYPYLICIMTRGSGDIESLSEIVQDTSKTIYDEVSQTYPQ, from the coding sequence ATGGATACATATACAGATGTAACCAGTGTACGCCAATCTGGTTATGAATTTATCAATCCCCTTGTAGAATGTGAAACGGACACGATAGACAACAATCAGAAATATTTACCATTCGAGAAAGAACTCACAAGAAAGATAGAAGAAATAGAGAATGCTCATCCTGATACTCATTTATCCCTCTATTTTCGGAATCTCAAAAATGGCCCCTGGTTCGGAATCAACGAGAATACTACTTTTTCTCCTGCAAGTCTCATGAAACTCCCTATCCTTCTGATGTATCTCAAGTGGAAGGAAGAAGATCCGAACATCCTCCAGAGATGAATAATCGTGAACGATGCTAACACAATATCTCAAGAATATCCTCCAGAAGAAGAAATCCAAGTTGGGTCATGATATCTCATATCCGATCTTCTCTATCATCTGATTGTATATTCAGACAATACTGCAAGTAATAATCTCATCAAATATGTCCCTGAAAGAATCCAAGATATGGTCTTCAATGATCTCGGAATTCCTCTTCCGAGAGACATTGATTATGCACTCTCAGTAAAGGAATATGCTTCTTTCTTCAGAATCCTCTATAATGCCTCCTATCTCACAAGAGAAAATTCAGAGATGGCACTCAAATTACTCTCTGAATCAAAGTTCCGCGGTGGTCTGGCAGGGAAAATCCCAAGTGATATTGTCATAGCTCACAAGTTCGGGGAGAGAGAAATGATCGACGAAAATGGGAGTTCCATCAATCAGCTTCATGATTGTGGGATTGTATACTATACTCCATATCCATACCTCATCTGTATTATGACTCGGTGAAGTGGAGATATAGAATCTCTCTCAGAAATTGTGCAAGATACCTCCAAGACCATATACGACGAAGTATCTCAGACATATCCTCAGTAA
- the metG gene encoding methionine--tRNA ligase, protein MAQKFFITTPIYYSNGVPHIGHAYSSLLADTIARFHRLNREEVRFSTGVDENSQKVVESAESQGMKVMDYADMMASKHQAVWDGIGIEYTDFIRTTEPRHRDFVQGVLQKSFDNGDIYEGMYEGLYCVGCEAFKKESDLVDGKCSDHPNKPLQHLKEKNYFFRLSKYQEKILEFYSSHPDFVKPRSRYNEIIEFVKGGLEDFSISRETNKFGIPLPFDSEQVTYVWYDALFNYLTVVQDDEKKWWPADMHIIGKDIVKFHGIYWLAMLWSAGYEAPKQLLTTGYFTVDGQKMSKTIGNVIDPVGYVAEYSRDMLALYLFTAFPIGEDGDFDREQAILTFNAKLSNNLGNLLNRFIALSLKLDGSIEGNVGKVGIDKIEQYFHLMDNHDLKSALEFAFEYASEINKYVDDMTPWKIAIETQEEKEKLENILFILISNLRKIALMLLPFFDSKMRELLQRISVNYDDTISFRENMEIDPVRFFVAEKGNPLYMRIDTNR, encoded by the coding sequence ATGGCGCAAAAATTCTTCATCACTACTCCAATTTATTATTCCAATGGTGTTCCACATATTGGGCATGCGTATTCTTCTCTTCTCGCTGATACCATTGCTCGATTTCATCGACTCAATAGGGAAGAAGTGCGTTTCTCGACTGGTGTGGATGAGAATTCTCAGAAAGTAGTCGAATCTGCCGAATCTCAATGAATGAAAGTGATGGATTATGCAGATATGATGGCATCGAAGCATCAAGCAGTTTGGGATGGTATCGGAATCGAATATACGGATTTCATTCGTACGACTGAGCCTCGTCATCGTGATTTTGTACAATGAGTTCTCCAGAAATCGTTCGATAATGGTGATATCTATGAGGGAATGTATGAGGGTCTCTATTGTGTCGGTTGTGAAGCCTTCAAAAAAGAATCCGATCTTGTGGATGGAAAATGTAGTGACCATCCGAATAAGCCACTTCAACACTTGAAGGAGAAAAATTATTTCTTCCGTCTCTCGAAATATCAGGAGAAAATCCTTGAATTTTATTCTAGCCATCCTGATTTTGTGAAACCACGAAGCCGATACAATGAGATTATTGAGTTCGTAAAATGAGGATTAGAAGATTTTTCTATTTCACGAGAAACCAATAAATTCGGGATTCCTCTTCCCTTTGACTCCGAACAGGTGACATATGTCTGGTATGATGCGCTCTTCAACTATCTCACAGTCGTACAAGATGATGAGAAAAAATGGTGGCCAGCTGATATGCATATTATCGGGAAAGATATCGTGAAGTTCCATGGAATATATTGGCTTGCGATGCTCTGGAGTGCTGGATATGAGGCACCGAAGCAACTTCTGACAACTGGATATTTTACGGTCGATGGACAGAAAATGTCGAAAACTATCGGAAATGTGATAGATCCAGTAGGATATGTGGCGGAGTATTCTCGTGACATGCTTGCTTTATATCTCTTTACAGCTTTTCCTATTGGAGAAGATGGGGATTTCGATAGGGAACAGGCTATTCTGACTTTCAACGCGAAGCTCTCGAATAATCTCGGAAATCTTCTGAATCGTTTTATAGCGCTCTCATTGAAGCTCGATTGATCTATAGAATGAAATGTTGGAAAAGTATGAATTGATAAAATAGAGCAATATTTTCATCTCATGGATAATCATGATCTGAAAAGTGCACTCGAATTCGCATTCGAATATGCAAGTGAGATCAACAAATATGTCGATGATATGACTCCATGGAAAATCGCAATCGAGACACAAGAAGAAAAAGAAAAACTAGAAAACATACTTTTCATACTTATATCAAATCTCAGAAAAATAGCACTCATGTTACTTCCATTTTTTGATTCCAAAATGCGTGAGTTGCTTCAGAGAATTAGTGTGAATTATGATGATACTATCTCCTTTCGTGAGAATATGGAGATTGATCCAGTGAGATTCTTTGTCGCGGAGAAAGGGAATCCATTGTATATGCGAATCGATACGAACAGATAA